Proteins from one Streptosporangium becharense genomic window:
- a CDS encoding HD-GYP domain-containing protein, whose amino-acid sequence MRGLPWFAKVYLILVIGAAFALLGYGVATGGRFERLDWSNLMVLALLFLVCESVPTLLNVRQAAVSVSFSAVLAAVVLLGPEGAALVGMTAMFSVRPGLPLVKRLFNSAQFAICGYVAGRVYVLLGGTTDVPDIAGFDDLILPFAGAAAVFVPLNSLLIALVLVLTGQADQVPLRGLAQFMVSYLGYATFGLLIAGLWATVSSISTVLVLLPLFVARWAFGQYLAQQRAYDATIAALCQAVETKDYYTRGHCTRVSLAAGMIAQEVGMGSERLRAIRYAGMLHDVGKLGVPTKVLQKDGPLTEEEFAAIQLHPMRGLEIVRGIDFLDEAFAGIMHHHERQDGKGYPMGLAGDEIPEFARIIAVADAFDSMTSDRSYRGARPIDVAVAELRKNAGTQFDPVMVVAFIKALDRHGWEPPRTVVTPPGSEAETTIKDHDDPTMPIQVVSER is encoded by the coding sequence TTGCGTGGACTGCCGTGGTTTGCCAAGGTCTATCTGATCCTTGTCATCGGAGCCGCGTTCGCGTTGCTCGGATACGGCGTGGCCACGGGCGGCCGGTTCGAGCGGCTCGACTGGTCCAATCTCATGGTGCTCGCGCTGCTGTTCCTGGTGTGCGAGTCGGTGCCGACCCTGCTGAACGTCAGGCAGGCCGCGGTCTCGGTCAGTTTCTCTGCGGTGCTCGCCGCGGTGGTGCTCCTCGGCCCCGAGGGAGCGGCCCTGGTCGGCATGACGGCCATGTTCAGCGTCCGGCCGGGCCTGCCGCTGGTGAAACGGCTGTTCAACAGCGCGCAGTTCGCCATCTGCGGCTATGTCGCGGGCCGCGTCTACGTGCTGCTCGGGGGCACGACCGACGTGCCGGACATCGCCGGGTTCGACGACCTCATCCTGCCGTTCGCGGGGGCGGCGGCGGTCTTCGTGCCGCTCAACTCCCTCCTGATCGCGCTGGTGCTGGTGCTCACCGGTCAGGCCGACCAGGTCCCGCTGCGCGGTCTGGCCCAGTTCATGGTCTCCTATCTCGGCTACGCCACCTTCGGGCTGCTGATCGCGGGGTTGTGGGCGACCGTCAGCTCGATCTCCACGGTGCTCGTGCTGCTCCCGCTCTTCGTCGCGCGCTGGGCCTTCGGGCAGTACCTCGCGCAGCAGCGCGCCTACGACGCCACGATCGCCGCGCTCTGCCAGGCGGTCGAGACCAAGGACTACTACACACGCGGCCACTGCACCCGGGTCTCCCTCGCCGCGGGCATGATCGCTCAGGAGGTCGGCATGGGGTCGGAGCGGCTGCGTGCGATTCGCTACGCCGGCATGCTTCACGACGTCGGCAAGCTCGGCGTGCCGACCAAGGTGCTGCAGAAGGACGGCCCGCTCACCGAGGAGGAGTTCGCGGCCATCCAGCTCCACCCGATGCGCGGGCTGGAGATCGTGCGGGGCATCGACTTCCTGGACGAGGCGTTCGCCGGGATCATGCACCACCACGAGCGGCAGGACGGCAAGGGCTACCCGATGGGGCTGGCGGGCGACGAGATCCCGGAGTTCGCGAGGATCATCGCGGTGGCCGACGCCTTCGACTCGATGACCTCCGACCGCTCCTACCGGGGGGCCCGCCCGATCGACGTGGCCGTGGCCGAGCTCCGCAAGAACGCGGGCACCCAGTTCGACCCGGTGATGGTCGTGGCGTTCATCAAAGCGCTCGACCGTCATGGCTGGGAGCCGCCCCGCACGGTCGTCACCCCCCCGGGGAGCGAGGCCGAGACCACCATCAAGGACCACGACGACCCGACCATGCCCATCCAGGTGGTGTCGGAGCGATGA
- a CDS encoding HD-GYP domain-containing protein → MSGLGANRAFPAFDSGQWLLVCAAGLLAVAGVAHTAATGLVDSEIAVGFGALIAAGELARLTMPGNREVAPIGSAAALGYTLLLDMGGVPARHSALQVFAVLSVGMIAGALPHLAVGRPPRLDAMARRLFTGALLALAYRPLAAPLFEMAGEGGSGWWPALGAMAVLIVVMVLLDVLLAAALRAAQVRAAFGVAVHDELRMAAPLGAAVAASGILLALASHSMGMAALLVFAAPLLVTQVAFRKYAGIRATYLQTVRALSRVTEVGGYVEPGHSRRVSRLAVAVGRELGTAEPELLELEYAALMHDIGQLSLRDPIPGGATVLTDPEQARRIAELGAEVIRQTGVLDRVAEIVRRQCDTCAETPPLASRIIKVTNAYDDLVGGSTDRDRAGAALERLRLGVGGEYDPAVVEALSRVIDRLAPLHRL, encoded by the coding sequence ATGAGCGGTCTCGGCGCCAACCGTGCGTTCCCGGCGTTCGACTCCGGCCAGTGGCTGCTGGTCTGCGCGGCCGGTCTGCTGGCGGTGGCCGGGGTGGCCCACACGGCCGCGACCGGGCTGGTCGACTCCGAGATCGCCGTCGGCTTCGGCGCGCTGATCGCGGCCGGGGAGCTGGCCAGGCTCACCATGCCCGGAAACCGCGAGGTGGCGCCGATCGGCTCGGCCGCGGCGCTCGGCTACACGCTGCTGCTGGACATGGGCGGCGTGCCGGCCCGGCACTCGGCGCTCCAGGTCTTCGCGGTGCTGTCGGTCGGCATGATCGCCGGGGCGTTGCCGCACCTGGCGGTGGGTCGCCCGCCCCGCCTCGACGCGATGGCGCGCAGGCTGTTCACCGGCGCGTTGCTCGCGCTGGCCTACCGGCCGCTGGCCGCCCCGCTGTTCGAGATGGCAGGCGAGGGCGGGAGCGGCTGGTGGCCGGCGCTGGGTGCGATGGCCGTGCTCATCGTCGTCATGGTCCTGCTCGACGTGCTGCTGGCCGCCGCGCTCCGCGCCGCGCAGGTACGCGCGGCCTTCGGGGTGGCCGTCCACGACGAGCTGCGGATGGCGGCGCCGCTGGGGGCGGCCGTGGCGGCGTCCGGCATCCTGCTCGCGCTCGCCTCGCACAGCATGGGCATGGCCGCGCTGCTGGTCTTCGCCGCACCGCTGCTGGTCACCCAGGTGGCCTTCCGCAAGTACGCCGGCATCAGGGCCACCTACCTGCAGACCGTCCGCGCGCTGTCGCGGGTCACCGAGGTGGGCGGCTACGTCGAGCCGGGCCACTCTCGCCGGGTGAGCCGGCTGGCCGTGGCGGTCGGACGCGAACTCGGCACGGCCGAGCCGGAGCTGCTGGAGCTGGAGTACGCCGCGCTCATGCACGACATCGGCCAGCTGTCACTGCGCGACCCCATTCCGGGAGGCGCCACCGTCCTCACCGATCCGGAGCAGGCCCGGCGCATCGCCGAGCTGGGGGCGGAGGTGATCCGCCAGACCGGGGTGCTGGACCGGGTGGCCGAGATCGTCCGCCGTCAGTGCGACACGTGCGCGGAGACACCGCCGCTGGCCAGCCGCATCATCAAGGTCACCAATGCCTACGACGACCTGGTCGGCGGCTCCACTGACCGCGACCGGGCCGGCGCGGCGTTGGAAAGGCTCCGGCTGGGCGTGGGCGGGGAGTATGACCCGGCGGTCGTCGAGGCGCTGTCCCGGGTGATCGACAGGCTGGCCCCGCTTCATCGGCTGTAG
- a CDS encoding biotin/lipoyl-binding carrier protein: MAEVRAEMVANVWKVLVAEGDSVVEGDTLVILESMKMEIPVLTEDDGVVTQIKVAEGDVIQEGDLIAVIE; encoded by the coding sequence GTGGCTGAGGTACGCGCGGAGATGGTGGCGAACGTCTGGAAGGTTCTCGTGGCCGAGGGGGATTCCGTCGTGGAAGGTGACACCCTGGTCATCCTTGAGTCGATGAAGATGGAGATCCCGGTCCTCACCGAGGACGACGGCGTGGTCACTCAGATCAAGGTGGCGGAGGGTGACGTCATCCAGGAGGGCGACCTGATCGCGGTCATCGAGTAG
- a CDS encoding thioesterase family protein — MTLAPGLQARLLIMVEREDTAEKVSSGDVPVLATPRLLALAEQATVQAVAGVLDPGQTSVGTRVALEHLAASAIGSHVEISAELTEVDGRRLVFGFVARHRDAVGGREAVGGREAVGGREAVVATGTIERVVVDRERFLARLTR; from the coding sequence ATGACGCTCGCTCCCGGTCTGCAGGCCCGCCTCCTCATCATGGTCGAGAGAGAGGACACGGCGGAGAAGGTCAGCAGCGGGGACGTACCGGTGCTGGCCACCCCCCGCCTGCTGGCCCTGGCCGAGCAGGCGACCGTCCAGGCGGTCGCGGGTGTCCTCGACCCCGGTCAGACCTCCGTGGGCACCAGGGTCGCCTTGGAGCACCTGGCGGCCAGCGCGATCGGCAGCCACGTCGAGATCTCCGCCGAGCTCACCGAGGTCGACGGCCGCCGCCTGGTCTTCGGCTTCGTCGCCCGTCATCGTGATGCCGTGGGTGGCCGGGAGGCCGTGGGCGGACGCGAAGCCGTGGGCGGCCGGGAGGCCGTCGTCGCCACCGGCACGATCGAGCGAGTGGTCGTCGACCGCGAACGCTTCCTCGCGCGACTCACGCGCTGA
- a CDS encoding serine/threonine-protein kinase: protein MVAQGTTLAGRYRLDTRIGAGGMGEVWRGEDTVLARTVAVKVLLPGRMDDPGFLVRFQGEARAMATINHSGVVDVYDYGVHEVPGAGATAYLVMKFVDGEPLDRLLGRLGRITPGAAMDLISQAASALQAVHEQGIVHRDIKPGNLLVRSDGTLVLTDFGIARSDAASRLTDAGMVLGTAAYCAPEQAEGAPVTPAVDIYALGVVAYECLAGQRPFDGDTPVTIALKHIREAPPPLPPDIPPAVRALVERALSKDPARRFPSAAAMSTAAQQAVLGGGTGPAVSQAPAVPETGWQAQMPQGGPPQAAPQTGWHDQPVPQTGWQAAHGGPTGNWQEGTQPTASSPGQEPVTEAVPQQGRRRAAPKPRRKGGVLAASAAAGAMCVGLVAVAINVMAASSADDTDHMAKGTTPSVTVTTKAPGKRKKPTPTPTATRTQIAPPVERPTTRPATPTRTPEPAPTPTPTPTPTATPSPTPKPKKAVPDVAEMTPSAAQAAVAAAGFKPNIVYSADVDKTQCLKAVQTIPAAGTLVEIGKPVEITVISYKCEPTPTPTASAPAVPTSAPK, encoded by the coding sequence ATGGTGGCCCAAGGCACGACGCTGGCGGGGCGGTATCGCCTGGATACGCGCATCGGCGCCGGTGGTATGGGCGAGGTGTGGCGGGGCGAGGACACGGTCCTGGCGCGCACCGTCGCCGTCAAGGTGCTGCTCCCCGGCCGGATGGACGACCCGGGCTTCCTGGTGCGTTTCCAGGGCGAGGCACGGGCCATGGCGACGATCAATCACTCCGGGGTCGTCGATGTCTACGACTACGGGGTTCACGAGGTGCCCGGCGCGGGGGCGACGGCATACCTGGTGATGAAGTTCGTCGACGGTGAACCGCTCGACCGCCTCCTGGGGCGGCTGGGCCGGATCACTCCCGGCGCCGCGATGGATCTGATCTCCCAGGCGGCCTCGGCCCTGCAGGCGGTGCACGAGCAGGGCATCGTGCACCGGGACATCAAACCGGGCAACCTCCTGGTCCGCTCGGACGGCACGCTCGTGCTCACCGACTTCGGCATCGCCAGGTCCGACGCCGCCAGCAGGCTGACGGACGCGGGCATGGTGCTCGGCACCGCCGCCTACTGCGCGCCGGAGCAGGCGGAGGGGGCGCCGGTCACACCCGCGGTCGACATCTACGCGCTCGGCGTGGTGGCCTACGAGTGCCTGGCCGGGCAGCGCCCGTTCGACGGCGACACCCCGGTCACGATCGCCCTCAAGCACATCCGTGAGGCGCCTCCGCCGTTGCCGCCGGACATCCCGCCGGCGGTGCGGGCCCTGGTGGAGCGGGCCCTGTCCAAGGACCCCGCCCGCCGCTTCCCCAGTGCGGCGGCCATGAGCACCGCCGCGCAGCAGGCGGTCCTCGGCGGTGGGACGGGTCCGGCCGTGTCGCAGGCTCCGGCGGTCCCGGAGACCGGCTGGCAGGCGCAGATGCCCCAGGGCGGACCGCCGCAGGCCGCCCCGCAGACCGGCTGGCACGACCAGCCCGTCCCGCAGACGGGCTGGCAGGCGGCGCACGGAGGGCCGACCGGGAACTGGCAGGAGGGCACGCAGCCCACCGCCTCCTCTCCCGGCCAGGAGCCGGTCACCGAAGCCGTCCCGCAGCAGGGGCGGCGCCGCGCCGCGCCGAAGCCGAGGCGCAAGGGTGGGGTGCTCGCGGCGTCCGCGGCGGCCGGCGCGATGTGCGTCGGCCTCGTCGCGGTCGCGATCAACGTGATGGCGGCCAGCTCGGCGGACGACACCGACCACATGGCGAAGGGGACGACGCCTTCCGTCACGGTCACCACGAAGGCACCGGGCAAGAGGAAGAAGCCGACCCCCACGCCCACCGCGACCCGGACCCAGATCGCGCCGCCGGTCGAACGGCCGACGACCAGGCCGGCCACCCCCACCAGGACCCCGGAGCCCGCCCCGACCCCCACGCCGACCCCCACGCCCACCGCCACCCCGAGCCCCACGCCCAAGCCGAAGAAGGCGGTGCCCGACGTGGCCGAGATGACGCCGTCGGCCGCGCAGGCCGCCGTCGCGGCGGCGGGTTTCAAGCCGAACATCGTCTACAGCGCCGACGTCGACAAGACGCAGTGCCTCAAGGCGGTGCAGACGATCCCCGCGGCGGGGACCCTGGTGGAGATCGGCAAGCCGGTGGAGATCACCGTGATCAGCTACAAGTGCGAGCCCACGCCCACCCCCACCGCCTCCGCCCCCGCGGTGCCGACGTCCGCTCCCAAGTAG
- a CDS encoding acetolactate synthase: MESPKHAGDIAVAVSKAYGVETMFTLSGGHVFPLYDGAVHEGMPILDVRHEQSAVFAAEATARLTRKPGLAVLTAGPGITNGISGVTTAHFNGSPVVVMGGRAPQSRWGSGALQELDHPPLFTPITKLAFTGSGADSIGQDVEMAFRTALAPHRGPVFLDFHMDHLFSAAPPLDEAPETLTPSPLEPDPDALAAIARLIAEAERPVLVLGSDVWMDRAEEVARGFAEEYRLPVIPNGQGRGILPAGHELLVTRARGTAFSQADLVIIAGTPVDFRLGYGWFGGKDGAPLAKVVHLADAPSQLTTHMKPTGAAAGDLSLLFWSLGAACAEAGVSPKTYAPWLERLTETASAAAASDAELLAADSDPIHPMRIYGELGKILADDAVVIGDGGDFVSYAGKYVEPRQPGNWLDPGPYGCLGTGLGYSIAARLARPSSQVVLLLGDGAAGFSLMDVDTLVRHRLPVVMICGNNGGWGLEKHPMRMLYGYDVAADLQPQCRYDQVVTALGGGGELVTDPSEIGPALRRAFDSGVPYMVNIATDPSVAYPRNTTGV, encoded by the coding sequence ATGGAGTCCCCCAAGCACGCAGGCGACATCGCCGTCGCCGTCTCCAAGGCATACGGCGTCGAGACCATGTTCACCCTGTCCGGCGGGCACGTCTTCCCGCTGTACGACGGGGCCGTCCACGAAGGCATGCCCATCCTGGACGTCCGGCATGAGCAGAGCGCCGTGTTCGCCGCCGAGGCGACCGCGCGGCTGACCCGTAAGCCCGGGCTCGCCGTGCTGACCGCGGGCCCCGGCATCACCAACGGCATCAGCGGGGTGACCACCGCCCACTTCAACGGGTCACCGGTCGTGGTCATGGGCGGGCGGGCGCCGCAGTCGCGGTGGGGCTCCGGCGCGCTGCAGGAGCTCGACCACCCGCCGCTGTTCACGCCGATCACCAAGCTCGCCTTCACCGGCTCCGGGGCGGACTCCATCGGCCAGGACGTGGAGATGGCCTTCCGTACCGCCCTGGCCCCGCACCGCGGCCCGGTCTTCCTCGACTTCCACATGGACCACCTCTTCTCGGCCGCTCCGCCGCTCGACGAGGCCCCCGAGACGCTGACCCCGTCGCCCCTGGAGCCCGACCCCGACGCGCTCGCGGCGATCGCCCGCCTGATCGCCGAGGCCGAGCGCCCGGTCCTGGTGCTCGGCTCCGACGTGTGGATGGACCGCGCCGAGGAGGTCGCCCGCGGCTTCGCCGAGGAGTACCGCCTGCCGGTCATCCCCAACGGCCAGGGCCGCGGCATCCTGCCCGCCGGGCACGAGCTGCTGGTGACCCGGGCCAGGGGGACGGCCTTCTCCCAGGCCGACCTGGTGATCATCGCCGGCACCCCGGTCGACTTCCGCCTCGGCTACGGCTGGTTCGGCGGCAAGGACGGCGCCCCGCTCGCCAAGGTCGTGCACCTGGCCGACGCGCCGTCGCAGCTGACCACCCACATGAAGCCCACCGGCGCCGCGGCCGGCGACCTGTCGCTGCTGTTCTGGAGCCTCGGCGCGGCCTGCGCCGAGGCCGGGGTGTCCCCCAAGACGTACGCACCCTGGCTGGAGCGGCTCACCGAGACCGCCTCGGCCGCAGCCGCCTCGGACGCCGAGCTGCTGGCGGCCGACTCCGACCCGATCCACCCGATGCGGATCTACGGCGAGCTGGGCAAGATCCTCGCCGACGACGCCGTGGTGATCGGCGACGGCGGCGACTTCGTCTCCTACGCGGGCAAGTACGTCGAGCCCAGGCAGCCGGGGAACTGGCTCGACCCGGGCCCGTACGGCTGCCTGGGCACCGGCCTGGGCTATTCCATCGCCGCCCGGCTGGCCCGGCCCTCCTCGCAGGTGGTGCTCCTGCTCGGCGACGGCGCGGCCGGCTTCTCGCTGATGGACGTCGACACGCTCGTACGCCACCGGCTGCCGGTCGTGATGATCTGCGGCAACAACGGCGGCTGGGGCCTGGAGAAGCACCCCATGCGGATGCTCTACGGCTACGACGTGGCCGCCGACCTGCAGCCGCAGTGCCGCTACGACCAGGTGGTGACCGCGCTCGGCGGCGGCGGCGAGCTCGTCACCGACCCGTCGGAGATCGGCCCGGCGCTGCGCCGCGCCTTCGACTCGGGCGTGCCCTACATGGTCAACATCGCCACCGACCCGTCCGTGGCCTACCCCCGCAACACCACCGGCGTCTGA
- a CDS encoding GntR family transcriptional regulator, with amino-acid sequence MSEDSPRIPKYYDVKRNLLALTKSLAAGSALPPERTLAVRFETSRTTVRQALSELVVEGRLVRIQGKGTFVAHPKVAQVLQLTSYTGDLRTVGLEPDTKILDISYITADEPLARRLAINAGGRVLRIHRLRLANGEPMSIDTTHLSARRFPRLRRELEVHSSLYETLYNAYSVRLTDAEEIIETVLATPYDAQVLSVDVGLPMLLLTRHAFDADGNPVEWAQSLYRGDRYKFVTRLRRP; translated from the coding sequence GTGAGCGAAGACTCCCCTAGGATCCCGAAGTACTACGACGTCAAGCGCAACCTGCTCGCTCTCACCAAGAGCCTGGCCGCGGGCAGCGCGCTGCCTCCGGAGCGGACGCTCGCGGTGCGCTTCGAGACGTCACGCACCACCGTGCGCCAGGCCCTGTCAGAACTCGTCGTCGAAGGCCGCCTGGTGCGCATCCAGGGCAAGGGGACGTTCGTCGCACACCCCAAGGTCGCCCAGGTCCTGCAGCTGACCTCCTACACCGGGGATCTGCGGACCGTCGGCCTCGAACCCGACACCAAGATCCTTGACATCAGCTACATCACCGCCGACGAGCCCCTGGCCCGCCGTCTCGCCATCAACGCCGGAGGGCGGGTGCTGCGCATCCACCGGCTCCGGCTGGCCAACGGCGAGCCGATGTCGATCGACACCACCCACCTGTCGGCCCGGCGCTTCCCCCGGCTCCGACGGGAGCTCGAGGTGCACTCCTCGCTGTACGAGACCCTGTACAACGCCTACAGCGTCCGGCTGACCGACGCCGAGGAGATCATCGAGACCGTGCTGGCCACACCGTACGACGCCCAGGTGCTGAGCGTGGACGTCGGACTGCCGATGCTCCTGCTCACCCGGCACGCCTTCGACGCCGACGGCAACCCGGTGGAGTGGGCCCAGTCCCTCTATCGGGGCGACCGCTACAAGTTCGTCACCCGCCTGCGCCGTCCCTGA
- a CDS encoding PAS domain-containing sensor histidine kinase: MPTLSDLAVRHTALDDADLEWMHSLVSDWQLLADLSFADLILWIPLRDGSGWIAIAQMRPTTGPTVYHDDIVGMIAPKGERTLLETAWNERRICREGDPDWSSGVPVREETIPVRRADRFLGVIQRSTNLSSARTPSRLELTYLQSASDLAQMVSEGRFPFSGAEPILVRSPRVGDGLLRLDRAGRVTYASPNALSAYRRLGLNADLVGAELGRTTAALCYSDEPINENLMIVASGREPRETEVESGGTVVQLRAIPLVVGGGRIGALVLIRDVTELRRRERELMTKDATIREIHHRVKNNLQTVAALLRLQARRLRVPEGREALEEAVRRVGSIAIVHETLSHTPEEQVDFDEIADRVIAMTGEVAAPETQVVPRRIGTFGVLRSEIATPLAMVLTELLQNAVQHGLAQRQGRLQVIVSRGAERLDVIVSDDGSGLPDDFDLDSTTSLGLQIVRTLVVGELSGRLAIEPRQGGGTEVTLSIPLPAA, translated from the coding sequence GTGCCGACTCTAAGCGACCTGGCGGTTCGCCACACCGCGCTCGACGATGCGGACCTTGAGTGGATGCACTCGCTGGTCTCCGACTGGCAGCTCCTCGCGGACCTGTCCTTCGCCGATCTGATCCTGTGGATCCCGCTCAGGGATGGTTCGGGATGGATCGCGATCGCGCAGATGCGTCCCACCACGGGGCCGACGGTCTACCACGACGACATCGTGGGCATGATCGCCCCCAAGGGGGAGCGGACGCTGCTGGAGACCGCGTGGAACGAGCGGCGCATCTGCCGCGAGGGTGATCCCGACTGGTCGAGCGGGGTTCCGGTCCGGGAGGAGACCATCCCGGTGCGGCGGGCCGACCGTTTCCTGGGCGTCATCCAGCGCTCGACGAACCTGTCCTCCGCGCGCACCCCGTCCCGGCTGGAGCTGACCTACCTGCAGAGCGCCTCCGACCTGGCGCAGATGGTGTCGGAGGGCCGCTTCCCGTTCTCCGGCGCCGAGCCGATCCTGGTCCGTTCGCCGCGCGTGGGCGACGGGCTCCTCCGGCTCGACCGGGCCGGTCGTGTCACGTACGCCTCGCCGAACGCCCTGTCGGCCTACCGGCGGCTGGGCCTCAACGCCGACCTCGTCGGCGCTGAGCTGGGCCGCACGACCGCCGCGCTCTGCTACTCCGACGAGCCCATCAACGAGAACCTGATGATCGTCGCCAGCGGGCGTGAGCCCAGGGAGACGGAGGTGGAGTCGGGCGGCACGGTCGTGCAGCTGCGGGCGATCCCCCTGGTCGTCGGGGGTGGCAGGATCGGCGCGCTGGTGCTCATCCGGGACGTGACCGAGCTGCGGCGGCGCGAACGGGAGTTGATGACCAAGGACGCCACCATCCGGGAGATCCACCACCGGGTGAAGAACAACCTGCAGACGGTGGCCGCGCTGCTCCGGCTCCAGGCCAGGCGGCTGCGGGTGCCGGAGGGGCGGGAGGCGCTGGAGGAGGCGGTGCGCCGCGTCGGCTCGATCGCGATCGTGCACGAGACGCTGTCGCACACGCCCGAGGAGCAGGTCGACTTCGACGAGATCGCCGACCGTGTGATCGCGATGACGGGGGAGGTGGCGGCCCCGGAGACGCAGGTGGTGCCGCGCCGGATCGGCACGTTCGGCGTGCTGCGCTCGGAGATCGCGACGCCGCTGGCGATGGTGCTCACCGAGCTGCTGCAGAACGCCGTCCAGCACGGGCTGGCACAGCGGCAGGGACGGCTTCAGGTGATCGTGTCCCGCGGGGCCGAGCGGCTGGACGTCATCGTCTCGGACGACGGCAGCGGGCTGCCGGACGACTTCGACCTCGACAGCACCACCAGCCTGGGGTTGCAGATCGTGCGCACCCTGGTGGTGGGGGAGTTGTCCGGGCGCCTGGCCATCGAACCCCGCCAGGGTGGTGGGACCGAGGTGACCCTGTCCATCCCCCTCCCGGCGGCCTGA
- a CDS encoding WhiB family transcriptional regulator has product MDWRHRAACRDVDPELFFPIGNTGPALMQIEEAKQVCRTCTVSEACLKWALESGQDAGVWGGLSEDERRAFKRRTARARARANV; this is encoded by the coding sequence ATGGACTGGCGCCACCGAGCTGCCTGCCGTGACGTGGATCCCGAGCTGTTCTTCCCGATCGGCAACACCGGCCCCGCACTGATGCAGATCGAAGAGGCCAAGCAGGTGTGCCGTACGTGCACCGTCAGCGAGGCGTGCCTGAAGTGGGCTCTGGAGTCCGGCCAGGACGCCGGTGTCTGGGGCGGCCTGAGCGAGGACGAGCGCCGCGCCTTCAAGCGCCGCACCGCCCGTGCCCGCGCTCGCGCGAACGTCTGA
- a CDS encoding diacylglycerol/lipid kinase family protein, whose product MRAMLLVNPKATTTNRRTRDVLIRALGASMNLTVEETAYRGHAALLARKAHASGFDVVAVLGGDGTINETVNGLLNPVDGEAGEGRATDRPALLAIPGGSANVFARALGLPNDPVQAVGAVLEAVRDDRRRTVGLGQALWDDQSRYFTFCSGLGYDAEVIRAVEGMRGTGRKATPARYVNTALQHYLLTDKRHPAMTVEGPDVPAADGVFMAVVSNTSPWTYVGSRPVCPTPWASFETGLDMIGLQRLGLPAMLRLMPQIIGVRDTLPTGRHLVQLHDEKEFTLSAARPVAFQLDGDYLGEVERVTFRAIPAALQVLV is encoded by the coding sequence ATGCGCGCGATGCTCCTGGTGAATCCGAAGGCGACCACCACCAACCGCCGAACCCGGGACGTGCTCATCAGGGCGTTGGGCGCCTCCATGAACCTGACCGTCGAGGAGACCGCCTACCGGGGGCACGCGGCCCTGCTGGCACGCAAGGCGCATGCCTCCGGGTTCGACGTGGTGGCCGTGCTCGGTGGTGACGGCACCATCAACGAGACCGTGAACGGGCTGCTCAACCCCGTGGACGGTGAGGCCGGTGAGGGCCGGGCGACGGACCGGCCGGCACTGCTGGCGATTCCCGGCGGCAGCGCGAACGTCTTCGCCCGGGCCCTGGGCCTGCCGAACGACCCGGTTCAGGCGGTCGGGGCGGTCCTGGAGGCGGTCCGGGACGACCGGCGCCGTACCGTCGGCCTGGGCCAGGCGCTCTGGGACGACCAGAGCAGGTACTTCACGTTCTGCAGCGGCCTGGGGTACGACGCCGAGGTGATCCGGGCCGTGGAGGGGATGCGTGGCACCGGCCGCAAGGCCACTCCGGCCCGCTATGTGAACACCGCGTTGCAGCACTATCTCCTGACGGACAAGCGTCATCCGGCCATGACCGTCGAAGGGCCGGACGTGCCGGCGGCCGACGGCGTCTTCATGGCCGTGGTCTCCAACACCTCGCCGTGGACGTACGTGGGCTCGCGGCCGGTCTGCCCGACCCCTTGGGCGAGTTTCGAGACCGGGCTCGACATGATCGGGCTCCAGCGCCTGGGCCTGCCGGCGATGCTGCGGTTGATGCCACAGATCATCGGGGTCCGCGACACCCTTCCGACCGGCCGCCACCTGGTGCAACTCCACGACGAGAAGGAGTTCACGCTGAGCGCCGCCCGGCCGGTGGCCTTCCAGCTCGACGGCGACTACCTGGGAGAAGTCGAGCGGGTGACGTTCCGGGCTATCCCAGCTGCGTTACAAGTCCTGGTCTAA